A genomic window from Bacillota bacterium includes:
- a CDS encoding MoaD/ThiS family protein, which yields MRSLITVNVKLFATLRECYPGARTGVPIQVRLEDGATVGMLVQHLGIPKEAVRVVFVNGVVVNDASPLRDGDDVGFFPAIAGGA from the coding sequence GTGAGGTCCCTGATCACCGTCAACGTGAAGCTGTTTGCTACCTTGAGAGAGTGCTATCCCGGGGCCCGCACGGGGGTGCCCATCCAGGTGCGGCTCGAGGACGGCGCGACAGTGGGTATGCTCGTCCAGCACCTGGGTATCCCGAAAGAGGCGGTCCGCGTGGTCTTTGTCAACGGCGTGGTCGTGAACGATGCTTCGCCGCTGCGAGACGGGGACGACGTCGGCTTCTTCCCCGCCATCGCGGGCGGGGCCTGA